The DNA segment ACACGTATAGCGGCAGTAGGCATGTTTGGCCTGTTTGTAGGGATGATTGTATTTGTGCACTTTAAAAGCGGCTATTTCATGAACTGGTTTGGCAAGATGCCTGCCGGGCACGAAGGATTTGAATACCACCTCCTGGTATTGGGTTTATGTATACTTATCTTTATGCATGGAGGCGGGCGTTATTCCATTGACGGGCTCCTGACCCGCTGATACTGGCTCATCAGTAAGGTGATCACTTGTTAAATGGAGCAACTTATGTAAGTTTACGCCCAAATCCAGACTGCATGAGCCAGGGTGATCACCGTTATTTCATTATCAATAAACCTTCCAACATTGTATCCCAATTTGTGAGCCCGGATAAGGTAGGATTGTTAGGCGACCTGGATTTTAGCTTCCCCGAAGGCACACATGCCGTAGGCAGACTGGATAATCATTCGGAAGGGCTCCTGATTTTAACAACGAATAAAAGGGTCACCAAACTCCTGTTTGAAGGAACAACACCCCATAAGCGTACTTACCTGGTAAAAGTAAAGGATACCGTAAGCCCCGAAAGCCTAAATCGTTTACAAACGGGGGTTACCATTAAAATCAAGGG comes from the Chitinophaga sp. H8 genome and includes:
- a CDS encoding pseudouridine synthase — protein: MSQGDHRYFIINKPSNIVSQFVSPDKVGLLGDLDFSFPEGTHAVGRLDNHSEGLLILTTNKRVTKLLFEGTTPHKRTYLVKVKDTVSPESLNRLQTGVTIKIKGNENYVTTPCEASIVADPAVFFQQEKGQKEYKPHTWLLITLTEGKFHQVRKMVYALRHRCKRLIRVSIEDLKLGDLPAGGVREIAEETFFEQLRIDNWRE